One stretch of Pseudomonas azotoformans DNA includes these proteins:
- a CDS encoding exonuclease domain-containing protein, with amino-acid sequence MPHWLIIDLEATTDEGGWPVTEMEVIEIGASLVNRQGRELDHFQRFVRPLRRPLLTPFCRQLTHITQANIDGAVPITEVWPLFERWLGQHQARLEGWASWGDYDRRQLELEWQRHGLASALATTPHVNLKQRFAKARRLDKPLGLNGALQLAGMQFHGQQHRALEDARNTARLLPLILPV; translated from the coding sequence ATGCCTCATTGGCTGATTATTGACCTTGAAGCCACAACGGATGAAGGCGGCTGGCCCGTGACGGAGATGGAAGTCATCGAGATCGGCGCAAGCCTGGTCAACCGCCAGGGCCGCGAGCTGGATCACTTCCAGCGCTTCGTGCGGCCGCTGCGCCGCCCCTTGCTGACGCCTTTTTGTCGGCAGTTGACCCACATCACCCAGGCGAACATCGATGGCGCGGTGCCAATCACTGAAGTTTGGCCGCTGTTCGAGCGCTGGCTGGGCCAACACCAGGCGCGCCTGGAGGGTTGGGCCAGTTGGGGCGATTACGATCGCAGGCAACTGGAGCTGGAATGGCAGCGCCATGGCCTGGCCAGCGCCCTCGCCACCACGCCCCATGTGAACCTCAAGCAGCGCTTCGCCAAGGCCCGGCGCCTGGACAAGCCCCTGGGGCTCAACGGCGCCCTGCAATTGGCGGGGATGCAGTTCCATGGCCAGCAACATCGGGCGTTGGAGGATGCGCGCAACACGGCGCGCCTGCTGCCGCTGATTCTGCCGGTCTAG
- the ppnP gene encoding pyrimidine/purine nucleoside phosphorylase, producing MFKVNEYFDGTVKSIAFGTAEGPATIGVMAPGEYEFGTAQREIMHVVSGALTVKLPDASDWETFAAGSQFNVPANSKFQLKVAVDTAYLCEYRG from the coding sequence ATGTTCAAAGTCAACGAGTACTTCGACGGCACCGTCAAGTCGATCGCTTTCGGCACCGCAGAAGGTCCGGCGACCATCGGCGTCATGGCTCCCGGCGAATACGAATTCGGCACCGCCCAGCGTGAAATCATGCACGTGGTGTCCGGCGCCCTGACCGTCAAGCTGCCTGACGCCAGCGACTGGGAAACCTTCGCCGCCGGCAGCCAGTTCAACGTGCCGGCCAACAGCAAGTTCCAACTCAAGGTCGCCGTGGACACCGCTTACCTGTGCGAATACCGCGGCTAA
- a CDS encoding MOSC domain-containing protein encodes MLRLSALYRYPLKSGKAEILQQVGLDKLGVDGDRRWMLVDEASGRFLTQRAVAKMSQLSALWNRNGGLTLSSPGCTPLEVALPGADAELRGVTIWRDTLRVPDAGDEAAAWVSDFIGKPTRLVQIPLERARTTEAGYGKDDDQVAFADGYPLLVIGQASLDDLSQRIGRPMEMLRFRPNLVIEGSTAFAEDGWKRLRIGDVEFRAVKPCSRCILTTIDPQTGERSADREPFATLETYRKTENGAIFGQNLVNDGIGRLEVGMPVTILE; translated from the coding sequence ATGCTTCGTCTCAGCGCGTTGTACCGTTACCCCTTGAAGTCCGGCAAGGCCGAAATCCTGCAGCAGGTCGGCCTGGATAAGCTCGGGGTGGACGGGGATCGACGCTGGATGTTGGTGGACGAAGCCAGCGGTCGCTTCCTCACGCAGCGCGCCGTGGCCAAGATGAGCCAACTGTCGGCACTGTGGAACCGCAACGGCGGGCTCACCTTGAGTTCGCCCGGTTGCACGCCGCTGGAGGTGGCGCTGCCCGGCGCTGATGCCGAGTTGCGCGGTGTGACCATCTGGCGCGATACCCTGCGCGTACCGGACGCCGGCGACGAGGCAGCGGCCTGGGTCAGTGACTTTATCGGCAAACCGACGCGGCTGGTGCAGATCCCCCTCGAACGCGCCCGCACCACCGAGGCCGGTTATGGCAAGGACGATGACCAGGTCGCGTTTGCCGATGGCTACCCGCTGCTGGTGATTGGCCAGGCTTCGCTGGATGACCTTTCGCAACGCATCGGCCGGCCCATGGAGATGCTGCGTTTTCGACCCAACCTGGTGATCGAAGGCAGCACCGCCTTCGCCGAAGATGGCTGGAAGCGCCTGCGTATCGGTGATGTGGAGTTCCGTGCGGTCAAGCCCTGCTCGCGCTGCATCCTCACCACCATCGACCCGCAGACCGGCGAACGCAGTGCTGACCGTGAACCCTTCGCCACGCTGGAAACCTATCGCAAGACTGAAAATGGCGCGATCTTCGGCCAGAACCTGGTCAACGATGGCATCGGCCGCCTGGAAGTGGGGATGCCGGTGACCATTCTCGAATAG
- a CDS encoding chemotaxis protein CheV yields the protein MAGILDTVDQRTQLVGENRLEILMFRLAGRQLFAINVFKVQEVLQLPKLTLMPQRHPFVCGVVNLRGQTLPVIDLSQAIGMRPLVPGPNSTIIVTEYNRSVQAFLVGGVDRIVNMNWEAILPPPTSAGRQHYLTAISKVDDQLVEIIDVEKVLAEIVPYNAKVSREKLEDPVLERARGREVLLVDDSNVALSQLRDTLGQLGVKMHIASDGLKALNMLKAWADAGHVMTDKLLMIFTDAEMPEMDGYRLTTEIRNDPRLRSLYVVLHTSLSGSFNDSMVKKVGCDNFLSKFQPDKLVDVVRQRLMLDEVPA from the coding sequence ATGGCCGGCATTCTCGACACGGTAGATCAACGCACGCAACTGGTGGGTGAGAATCGCCTGGAGATCCTCATGTTCCGCCTGGCGGGGCGCCAATTGTTCGCGATCAACGTGTTCAAGGTGCAGGAAGTGCTGCAACTGCCCAAGTTGACCCTGATGCCCCAGCGCCATCCTTTCGTGTGCGGTGTGGTCAACCTGCGTGGCCAGACCCTGCCGGTGATCGACCTGTCCCAGGCCATCGGCATGCGTCCGCTGGTGCCTGGCCCCAACAGCACCATCATCGTCACTGAGTACAACCGTTCGGTGCAGGCCTTCCTGGTGGGCGGTGTGGACCGCATCGTCAACATGAACTGGGAGGCCATCCTGCCGCCACCGACCAGTGCCGGGCGCCAGCATTACCTCACCGCCATCAGCAAGGTCGACGACCAGTTGGTGGAAATCATCGACGTGGAAAAAGTCCTGGCCGAGATCGTGCCGTACAACGCCAAGGTTTCCCGCGAGAAACTCGAAGACCCGGTGCTGGAGCGCGCCCGCGGCCGCGAAGTGCTGCTGGTGGATGACTCCAACGTGGCCCTCTCGCAACTGCGCGACACCCTTGGCCAACTGGGCGTGAAGATGCACATCGCCAGTGACGGCCTCAAGGCATTGAACATGCTCAAGGCCTGGGCCGACGCCGGCCATGTGATGACCGACAAGCTGCTGATGATTTTCACCGACGCCGAAATGCCCGAGATGGACGGCTACCGTCTCACCACCGAGATCCGCAACGATCCGCGCTTGCGCAGCCTTTACGTGGTGTTGCACACCTCGCTGTCAGGCAGCTTCAACGACTCGATGGTGAAGAAGGTCGGCTGCGACAATTTCCTGTCCAAATTCCAGCCCGACAAGCTGGTGGACGTGGTGCGTCAGCGTCTGATGCTGGACGAAGTGCCCGCATGA
- a CDS encoding sensor histidine kinase has protein sequence MYASLKTLIARSASRSNARRLILALCLGSLLLSLWTYSSSEPLPLLVIVLNLATLVVVGLQQWRSRKSIKFQPQELADRLLQVQENERHRLSRELHDDIGQLLTAAKLQSEWLKRRLPDDLQSQCTVLCNTLNETLAKVRDVSAILNPRQLASLGLEASLRAHLLKTLENTPIHWSLECQQRLTGIPEEMAVAAFRITQEAVTNMLRHAQARNLLVRLQRLPEGLSLTICDDGQGFSPSINPGLEGQRGMAGMSERIDQLGGTLSVSSQPGNGTRIEALFPWAPRALERASSPKVLE, from the coding sequence ATGTACGCCAGCCTCAAGACACTCATCGCAAGGTCCGCGTCCCGCAGCAATGCGCGCCGTTTGATCCTCGCCCTGTGCCTTGGCTCGCTGCTGCTGAGCCTCTGGACCTATTCCAGCTCCGAACCGCTGCCGTTGCTGGTGATTGTGCTTAACCTGGCCACCCTGGTAGTGGTCGGCCTGCAACAATGGCGTTCACGCAAGTCCATCAAGTTCCAGCCCCAGGAACTGGCCGATCGCCTGTTGCAGGTACAGGAAAACGAACGCCATCGCCTCAGCCGTGAACTGCACGACGATATCGGCCAACTGCTCACCGCGGCCAAGCTGCAAAGCGAATGGCTCAAGCGCCGCCTGCCCGACGACCTGCAAAGCCAATGCACGGTGCTGTGCAACACCCTGAATGAAACCCTGGCCAAGGTGCGTGACGTATCCGCCATCCTCAACCCTCGCCAGTTGGCCAGCCTGGGCCTGGAAGCCAGCCTGCGTGCACACCTGCTCAAGACCCTGGAAAACACCCCGATCCACTGGAGCCTGGAATGCCAGCAACGGCTGACCGGAATCCCGGAAGAAATGGCGGTGGCGGCCTTCCGCATCACCCAGGAAGCGGTGACCAACATGCTGCGCCACGCCCAGGCGCGCAACCTGCTGGTACGCCTGCAACGCTTGCCCGAAGGCCTGTCGCTGACCATCTGCGATGACGGCCAGGGTTTCTCACCGTCCATCAATCCCGGCCTGGAAGGCCAACGGGGCATGGCCGGCATGTCCGAGCGGATAGATCAGCTTGGCGGCACGTTGTCCGTCAGCAGCCAGCCCGGCAATGGGACACGGATCGAAGCGCTTTTCCCCTGGGCGCCCCGCGCCCTCGAACGGGCCAGTTCCCCTAAGGTTCTCGAGTGA
- a CDS encoding response regulator transcription factor, translated as MSCKLLLVDDHALIRAGVRALVQDIPGYTVIGEASDGAQLLEQFSALLPDIVLLDLSMKHTGGLDALQQLKRAYPKSKVLILSMHTDPELIMCALESGAHGYLLKDTTANELEHALLALRNNERYLSPAIAHTVINQALVRSQGPTTPAGHSHNLTARQLEILRLIVRGKSTREIAHGLGLSIKTVEAHRSQIMKRLQIFDVAGLVLFAVREQIISLDD; from the coding sequence GTGAGCTGCAAATTACTCCTGGTGGATGACCATGCACTGATCCGGGCCGGCGTACGCGCACTGGTCCAGGATATTCCCGGCTACACGGTGATCGGCGAAGCAAGCGATGGCGCGCAGTTGCTGGAGCAGTTCAGCGCCCTGCTGCCGGATATCGTCCTGCTGGACCTGTCGATGAAGCACACCGGCGGCCTGGACGCCTTGCAGCAACTCAAGCGCGCCTATCCCAAGAGCAAAGTGCTGATCCTGTCGATGCACACCGACCCGGAACTGATCATGTGTGCGCTGGAGTCCGGCGCCCATGGCTACCTGCTCAAGGACACCACCGCCAACGAGCTGGAACACGCGCTGCTGGCCTTGCGCAACAACGAGCGCTACCTAAGCCCGGCGATCGCCCACACCGTGATCAACCAGGCGCTGGTGCGCAGCCAGGGGCCGACCACTCCCGCCGGCCACAGCCACAATCTCACGGCGCGGCAGTTGGAGATCCTGCGCCTGATCGTGCGCGGCAAGTCCACCCGTGAGATCGCCCACGGCCTGGGCCTGAGCATCAAGACCGTGGAAGCCCACCGCTCGCAGATCATGAAGCGCCTGCAGATTTTCGACGTGGCGGGCCTGGTGCTATTCGCGGTGCGCGAGCAGATCATCAGCCTGGACGACTAG
- the yegS gene encoding lipid kinase YegS, translated as MTTPKALLILHGKQALNEDVRSAVQARREQGGELAVRVTWEGGDAQRLVNEALADGYTHIIAGGGDGTLRDVAEAMAQANTNASLVLMPLGTANDFAKAAGVPLEPDQALALLDVPPRAIDLGQVGGQIFLNMATGGFGSQVTANTSEDLKKVLGGAAYLFTGLTRFSELKAAYAELDGPDFHWKGELLALGIGNGRQAGGGHELCPGAMADDGLLDVSILPAPQEVVGTLRELMSNGWGLDTMFVRARLPWVNIKVAQGLYINLDGEPLEGDDLHFEALPKALRVHLPVDSPLVVQADDLLAHRE; from the coding sequence ATGACCACCCCCAAAGCCCTGTTGATCCTCCACGGCAAGCAAGCCCTCAACGAGGACGTGCGTTCAGCCGTGCAGGCCCGGCGCGAGCAGGGTGGGGAGTTGGCCGTACGGGTCACGTGGGAGGGCGGCGACGCCCAGCGCCTGGTCAACGAAGCCCTGGCTGACGGCTACACCCACATCATCGCCGGTGGTGGCGATGGCACCCTGCGCGACGTGGCCGAAGCCATGGCCCAGGCCAACACCAACGCCAGCCTGGTGCTGATGCCCCTGGGCACCGCCAACGACTTCGCCAAGGCCGCCGGCGTGCCGCTGGAGCCTGACCAGGCGCTGGCGCTGCTGGACGTGCCACCCAGGGCCATCGACCTCGGCCAGGTCGGCGGGCAGATCTTCCTCAATATGGCCACCGGCGGTTTCGGCAGCCAGGTCACCGCCAACACCTCCGAAGACTTGAAAAAAGTCCTGGGCGGCGCCGCCTATCTGTTCACCGGTTTGACGCGATTCAGCGAGTTGAAAGCCGCCTATGCCGAGCTGGATGGCCCCGATTTCCATTGGAAAGGCGAGCTGCTCGCGCTGGGCATCGGCAACGGTCGCCAGGCAGGCGGTGGGCATGAGCTATGCCCAGGCGCCATGGCCGACGATGGCCTGCTGGACGTCAGCATCCTGCCGGCCCCCCAGGAAGTGGTCGGTACCTTGCGCGAGTTGATGAGCAACGGCTGGGGCCTGGACACCATGTTTGTGCGGGCGCGCCTGCCGTGGGTGAATATCAAGGTCGCACAGGGCTTGTACATCAACCTGGATGGCGAGCCGCTGGAGGGCGATGATCTGCACTTCGAGGCCTTGCCCAAGGCCTTGCGCGTGCACTTGCCGGTGGATTCGCCGCTAGTCGTCCAGGCTGATGATCTGCTCGCGCACCGCGAATAG
- a CDS encoding DUF2802 domain-containing protein, translated as MFLEAAVIVLALLWAGTLAFLLRYVRQQRELLLQQAERDVVRDRRVLELVKRVDHFQQSAVKVGDEVHELRAILAPLPDKLAQIEQRDPSSLSFAQAAKLVGMGATVDELTQSCGLTQAEAQLMSKLHKS; from the coding sequence TTGTTCCTTGAGGCCGCGGTGATTGTCCTGGCCCTGTTGTGGGCCGGGACCCTGGCATTCCTGTTGCGCTATGTGCGTCAGCAGCGCGAACTGTTGCTGCAGCAGGCTGAGCGTGATGTTGTGCGTGATCGGCGGGTGCTGGAGTTGGTGAAGCGGGTTGATCACTTTCAGCAGAGTGCGGTGAAGGTCGGGGACGAGGTGCATGAGTTGCGCGCGATTCTTGCGCCATTGCCGGATAAGCTGGCGCAGATTGAGCAGCGCGATCCTTCGAGTCTTTCGTTTGCGCAGGCGGCGAAGCTGGTGGGGATGGGGGCTACGGTGGATGAGCTGACGCAGTCGTGTGGGTTGACGCAGGCTGAGGCGCAGTTGATGAGTAAGTTGCATAAGAGTTGA
- a CDS encoding chemotaxis protein CheW produces the protein MNKSASAQGLDDPILQWVTFKLDNESYGINVMRVQEVLRYTEIAPVPGAPSYVLGIINLRGNVVTVIDTRQRFGLVPTEVNDNTRIVIIEADKQVVGIMVDSVAEVVYLRQSEVETAPNVGNEESAKFIQGVCNKNGELLILVELDKMMSEEEWSELESI, from the coding sequence ATGAACAAGTCAGCGTCCGCACAAGGTTTGGATGATCCGATCCTGCAATGGGTGACCTTCAAACTGGACAACGAGTCCTACGGCATTAACGTGATGCGCGTCCAGGAAGTGCTGCGCTACACCGAGATCGCGCCGGTACCGGGTGCGCCGAGCTACGTGCTGGGTATCATCAACCTGCGCGGCAACGTGGTGACGGTGATCGACACCCGCCAGCGCTTCGGCCTGGTACCGACCGAGGTCAACGACAACACGCGTATCGTCATCATCGAGGCCGACAAGCAAGTGGTCGGGATCATGGTCGACAGCGTGGCCGAAGTGGTCTACCTGCGCCAATCGGAAGTGGAAACCGCGCCGAACGTGGGTAACGAAGAATCCGCCAAGTTCATCCAGGGCGTGTGCAACAAGAACGGCGAACTGCTGATTCTGGTTGAGCTGGACAAGATGATGAGCGAAGAAGAGTGGTCGGAACTGGAGAGCATCTGA
- a CDS encoding CheW domain-containing protein gives MNRPVELKTRPQLALESYLDALLQDATEEALPEPILVLEPAVVEPESTLDEFQLAVLEEQARDAQVAPVVVPIAPVVIAPVVVEPVVEVHLPPSITPPPVTGDDRPSWAAEPFECLLFDVAGLTLAVPLVCLGSIYSLEGQELTPLFGQPEWFLGILPSQAGNLKVLDTARWVMPDRYRDDFRQGLQYVISVQGYEWGLAVHQVSRSLRLDPNEIKWRSHRGQRPWLAGTVIEHMCALLDVAELAELIASGAVKTMPVTKRS, from the coding sequence ATGAACCGTCCCGTCGAACTCAAGACCCGGCCGCAACTGGCGCTGGAATCCTACCTGGATGCCCTGCTGCAGGATGCGACCGAGGAAGCGTTGCCGGAACCGATCCTGGTACTGGAGCCTGCCGTTGTAGAACCGGAAAGCACGCTGGATGAATTCCAGTTGGCCGTCCTGGAAGAACAGGCCCGCGATGCGCAGGTTGCGCCTGTCGTCGTGCCGATTGCTCCGGTGGTGATTGCCCCCGTGGTGGTCGAGCCGGTGGTGGAAGTGCACCTGCCACCGAGCATCACACCGCCGCCGGTCACCGGTGATGATCGCCCGAGCTGGGCTGCCGAGCCGTTCGAATGCCTGTTGTTCGACGTCGCTGGCTTGACGCTGGCGGTGCCACTGGTGTGCCTGGGCTCGATCTATTCCCTGGAAGGCCAGGAGCTGACGCCGCTGTTCGGGCAGCCGGAGTGGTTCCTCGGCATCCTGCCGAGCCAGGCCGGTAACCTGAAAGTGCTGGATACCGCGCGTTGGGTCATGCCCGACCGCTACCGCGACGACTTCCGCCAGGGTTTGCAATACGTGATCTCGGTGCAGGGCTACGAGTGGGGGCTGGCGGTGCATCAAGTCAGCCGCTCGTTGCGCCTGGACCCGAACGAAATCAAATGGCGCAGCCATCGGGGCCAACGGCCTTGGCTGGCAGGCACCGTGATCGAACACATGTGCGCGTTGCTTGATGTGGCAGAACTGGCCGAGTTGATCGCCAGTGGCGCTGTCAAAACGATGCCGGTTACTAAACGCAGTTGA
- a CDS encoding ParA family protein produces MRVWAVANQKGGVGKTTTSIALAGLLAEAGKRVVVVDLDPHGSMTSYFGYDPDALEHSNYDLFLHKGSVPADLPGQLLLPTSNESISLLPSSTALATLERQSPGQSGLGLVIAKTLAQLWQDFDYAIIDSPPLLGVLMVNALAASQQLVIPVQTEHLAVKGLERMVSTLAMINRSRKQALPFSIVPTLFDRRTQASLGTLRVLRDAYPDTIWNGYIPVDTRLRDASRAGLAPSQFDPKSRGVLAYRALLKHLLSQQLVAQVA; encoded by the coding sequence ATGAGAGTCTGGGCAGTTGCCAATCAAAAAGGTGGAGTCGGCAAGACCACCACCTCCATCGCCTTAGCCGGTTTGCTGGCCGAGGCAGGCAAGCGTGTGGTCGTGGTGGACCTGGACCCTCACGGCTCCATGACCAGCTATTTCGGCTACGACCCGGATGCGCTGGAACACAGCAACTACGACCTGTTCCTGCACAAGGGCAGTGTGCCGGCCGATCTGCCGGGGCAACTGCTGTTGCCCACCAGCAACGAAAGCATTTCCCTGCTGCCGTCCAGCACCGCGCTGGCGACCCTGGAGCGCCAGTCGCCGGGGCAGAGCGGCCTGGGCCTGGTGATCGCCAAGACCCTGGCGCAACTGTGGCAGGACTTCGACTACGCGATCATCGACAGCCCGCCGTTGCTTGGCGTGCTGATGGTCAACGCCTTGGCGGCCAGCCAGCAACTGGTGATCCCGGTGCAGACCGAGCACCTGGCCGTCAAAGGCCTGGAGCGCATGGTCAGCACCCTGGCGATGATCAACCGCTCGCGCAAACAGGCGCTGCCGTTCAGCATCGTGCCGACCTTGTTCGACCGCCGCACCCAGGCGTCCCTCGGCACCCTGCGCGTATTGCGCGATGCCTACCCGGACACTATCTGGAACGGCTATATCCCGGTGGACACGCGCCTGCGTGACGCCAGCCGTGCGGGCCTGGCGCCGTCGCAGTTTGACCCGAAAAGCCGTGGCGTACTGGCCTACCGCGCGTTGCTCAAACACCTGCTGTCGCAGCAGCTTGTGGCGCAGGTGGCGTGA
- the motD gene encoding flagellar motor protein MotD: protein MSRRRREPEEHVNHERWLVSYADFITLLFAFFVVMYSISSINEGKYKVISQALIGVFNDADRALKPIPIGEERPKTVTPAKPLVNDSDETAAGVGGTSDPLKSIADDISAAFGDLISSNQMTVRGNELWVEIELNSSLLFASADALPSDQAFTIIDKVAAILKPFENPIHVEGFTDNFPISTAQYPTNWELSSARASSIVRMLAMQGVNPGRLASVGYGEFQPVANNATAEGRARNRRVVLVVSRNLDVRRSLTGTGTANATPDAALKRAGTQTAPAPVKPPVRQSAVNSPSPAQ, encoded by the coding sequence GTGAGCCGTCGCCGTCGCGAGCCTGAAGAACACGTCAACCACGAGCGGTGGCTGGTGTCCTATGCAGACTTCATCACCCTGCTGTTCGCGTTTTTCGTGGTGATGTACTCCATCTCGTCGATCAACGAAGGCAAGTACAAAGTCATTTCCCAGGCGCTGATCGGCGTGTTCAACGATGCCGACCGTGCGCTCAAGCCGATTCCCATCGGTGAAGAACGGCCCAAGACCGTGACCCCGGCCAAGCCGCTGGTCAACGACAGCGATGAAACCGCTGCCGGCGTGGGCGGCACCAGCGACCCGCTGAAAAGCATCGCCGACGACATCAGCGCGGCGTTTGGCGACCTGATCAGTTCCAACCAGATGACGGTGCGCGGTAATGAGCTGTGGGTGGAGATCGAACTCAATTCCAGCCTGCTGTTCGCCAGTGCGGATGCGTTGCCCAGTGACCAGGCGTTCACCATCATCGACAAGGTGGCGGCGATCCTCAAGCCATTTGAAAACCCGATCCATGTCGAAGGCTTCACCGACAATTTCCCGATCAGCACCGCGCAGTACCCGACCAACTGGGAGCTGTCCTCGGCCCGCGCCTCAAGCATCGTGCGCATGCTGGCGATGCAGGGCGTGAACCCTGGTCGCCTGGCGTCCGTAGGCTACGGTGAGTTCCAGCCGGTGGCCAATAACGCCACGGCGGAAGGCCGCGCGCGTAACCGTCGGGTGGTGCTGGTGGTGTCGCGCAACCTGGATGTGCGCCGCAGCCTGACCGGCACCGGCACCGCCAATGCAACACCGGATGCGGCCTTGAAGCGGGCTGGCACACAAACTGCACCGGCCCCGGTAAAACCGCCGGTTCGACAGAGTGCCGTCAATTCTCCGTCGCCGGCTCAATAA
- a CDS encoding flagellar motor protein has product MDVLSLIGIIMAFVAIIGGNYLEGGHLGALANGPAALIVIGGTVGAALLQSPMSSFKRAMQILIWIIFPPRVDLPGGIDRVVNWSLTARKEGLLGLEGVADAEPDSYARKGLQLLVDGAEPEAIRSILEVDFYTQESRDINAAKVYESMGGYAPTIGIIGAVMGLIHVMGNLADPSQLGSGIAVAFVATIYGVASANLVLLPVASKLKSIAMRQSRYREMLLEGILSIAEGENPRSIELKLQGFMD; this is encoded by the coding sequence ATGGATGTACTGAGCCTGATCGGCATCATCATGGCGTTTGTCGCGATCATCGGCGGCAACTACCTCGAAGGCGGGCACCTCGGCGCCCTGGCCAACGGCCCGGCCGCCCTGATCGTGATCGGCGGCACCGTGGGCGCGGCGTTGTTGCAATCGCCCATGAGCTCGTTCAAGCGCGCCATGCAGATTCTGATATGGATCATTTTCCCGCCACGCGTGGACCTGCCGGGCGGCATCGACCGCGTGGTCAACTGGAGCCTCACCGCACGCAAGGAAGGCCTGCTGGGCCTGGAAGGCGTGGCCGATGCCGAGCCCGACAGCTACGCACGCAAAGGCCTGCAATTGCTGGTGGACGGCGCCGAACCGGAAGCGATCCGCAGCATTCTTGAAGTGGATTTCTACACCCAGGAAAGCCGCGATATCAACGCCGCCAAAGTCTACGAAAGCATGGGGGGCTACGCGCCGACCATCGGCATCATCGGTGCGGTGATGGGCCTGATCCACGTGATGGGCAACCTCGCCGATCCATCGCAACTGGGCAGCGGCATTGCCGTGGCGTTCGTCGCGACCATCTACGGCGTGGCCAGTGCCAACCTGGTGCTGTTGCCGGTGGCGAGCAAACTCAAGTCGATTGCCATGCGCCAGTCGCGTTATCGCGAGATGCTGCTCGAAGGCATCCTGTCGATCGCCGAGGGCGAGAACCCGCGTTCCATCGAATTGAAGCTCCAGGGCTTCATGGATTGA
- a CDS encoding protein-glutamate methylesterase/protein-glutamine glutaminase, translating to MAVKVLVVDDSGFFRRRVSEILSADPTIQVVGTATNGKEAIDQAIALKPDVITMDYEMPMMDGITAVRHIMQRCPTPVLMFSSLTHEGARVTLDALDAGAVDFLPKNFEDISRNPEKVKQMLCEKVHSISRSNRRSLFSTPTPTPAPAPAAVPTTSFGRPAPAPVARPVAPAPVRTAAPASAHSPAPKRKAYKLVAIGTSTGGPVALQRVLTQLPANFPAPIVLIQHMPAAFTKAFAERLDKLCRISVKEAEDGDILRPGLALLAPGGKQMMVDGRGAIKILPGDERLNYKPCVDITFGSAAKSYGDKVLAVVLTGMGADGREGARLLKQGGSAIWAQDEASCVIYGMPMAIVKAGLADAVYSLDDIGKHLVEACL from the coding sequence ATGGCAGTCAAGGTCCTGGTGGTGGACGATTCGGGTTTCTTCCGCCGCCGCGTCTCGGAAATTCTTTCCGCCGATCCAACGATCCAGGTGGTCGGCACGGCCACCAACGGCAAAGAGGCGATTGATCAAGCCATTGCGTTGAAACCGGACGTGATCACCATGGACTACGAGATGCCGATGATGGATGGCATCACGGCAGTCCGGCACATCATGCAACGCTGCCCGACCCCGGTCCTGATGTTTTCCTCGCTGACGCACGAAGGCGCCCGGGTCACCCTGGATGCGCTGGACGCTGGCGCGGTGGACTTCCTGCCGAAGAATTTCGAAGACATCTCGCGCAACCCCGAGAAGGTCAAGCAGATGCTGTGCGAGAAGGTGCACAGCATTTCGCGCAGTAACCGTCGCAGCCTGTTCAGCACGCCTACGCCGACGCCTGCACCTGCGCCCGCAGCGGTTCCGACGACCTCGTTCGGGCGTCCTGCGCCAGCACCGGTGGCCCGTCCCGTGGCACCTGCGCCTGTGCGTACAGCCGCGCCGGCGTCGGCTCATTCGCCCGCACCCAAGCGCAAGGCCTACAAGCTGGTCGCCATCGGCACCTCCACGGGTGGCCCGGTTGCGCTGCAACGCGTGTTGACCCAACTGCCGGCCAACTTCCCGGCGCCGATCGTGTTGATCCAGCACATGCCGGCGGCGTTCACCAAGGCCTTCGCCGAGCGCCTGGACAAGCTGTGCCGCATCAGCGTCAAGGAAGCCGAGGATGGCGACATCCTGCGCCCTGGCCTGGCGCTGCTGGCCCCCGGTGGCAAGCAGATGATGGTCGACGGCCGTGGCGCGATCAAAATCCTGCCAGGCGACGAACGCCTGAATTACAAGCCGTGCGTGGATATCACCTTCGGTTCGGCAGCCAAGTCCTACGGTGACAAAGTTCTGGCGGTGGTGCTCACCGGCATGGGCGCCGATGGCCGTGAAGGTGCACGCCTGCTCAAGCAGGGCGGCAGCGCTATCTGGGCCCAGGACGAAGCCAGCTGCGTGATCTATGGCATGCCCATGGCCATCGTCAAGGCGGGCCTGGCCGACGCCGTCTACAGCCTGGACGACATCGGCAAGCATCTGGTGGAGGCCTGCCTCTGA